GCTGCGGGTATCGGCAAGGGCAACGGCAAGCGGCTGGGCGAGCCGGTCGTCACCCCGCTGACCAAGGCCGAGTATGACACGCTCAGCGCTGCCGAGGGTGACAAGAAGCCGAAGGGCACCCTGTCCAACACTGACGGCAACTACACCCTCACGCAGTACTACGTGCAGGAGTGGTACAAGCCGGGCACGAAGAAGAAGTACTACCACACCACGTACGTCGTCTTCGATGGCTTCATCAAGGACGTCGGCCGTCTCGGCGAGGCTGTCGGCGGCCAGGGCTTCACCTGGAACCAGAAGACCGGCCAGACCGTGTTCGTCTTCGGTTACCCGGCGGGCCCGCACCCCGACGGCAACAAGGCCTACACCGGCGTTACGCCGAAGTGGTGCTACGGCAAGACCTCCGGCAAGGTGTACGTCTCCGCGGCCGAGAAGGTCGAGGAGCACGTTGGCCTCAAGTGCTCGATGACCGAAGGCGCCGACGGCGCCCCGTGGCTCGTCAAGTACAACAACGGCAAGCGTCTCGGCTACGTCAACGGCGTCACCAGCCTGTTCGGCGACCAGGACAAGAACGGTCGCTACGACCTCAGCACCTCGGCCTACTTCGACGGCGAGACCGCTGCGGTTTACAACCAGGCTGCCGCTGTGTGGTCCGGCTCGATCGTCAAGTAGTCTTGATGATCAGCTGAGTCCGGGGGTCCAAACCTCGAACTCACCCTGCTTCACCCGAAGGGCCCGGCTCGCGCCGGGCCCTTCGGCCTTTGTCAGGGGCTTTCTCCCGTGTCTCCCGGAAGCGCCGGATCCCCCTGGGAAACGTCAGGCCCTCCCAGAGAACGCCAGGCCCTCCCGGAGCACCGGTCTTCCGCAGGAACCTCCCCCTGGAACGTCAGGCGATGCTGAGCTCCCGGCTCCGCGCCTTCAGCTCCACCACGGCCGGCTCACCCGCGAAGGGTTCCATCCGCCGCCGCAGGTCCGCCACGTACGACTGGGTGCGGACCGACTGCAGGCCCCCCGCCAGATCCAGCGCCTGGCCCGCCGCCACGCAGGCCCGCTCCAGCTCGCCGCATTCGAGCAGCCCCGCCGAGAGCAGCGACAGGTTGAACATCCGCCCCCGGACGTAGCGCCCGTCCATGTCCAGCGACCGCGTCGCATACCGTACGGTCCCCGGCCCGTCGCCCAGGTCGCGGAAGCAGTGCGCGAACTTGGCCGACAGGTAGGCCTCGTCGAAGTAGGCGATCCAGTCGGGCTCGTCACCGGTCCCGCGCCGGTCGAAGGCCAGCTCCGCCTCGTGCAGGGAGTCCGCGCAGGCGGCCCGGTCGTCCATCAGGGCGTGGGCGTGGGCTTCGAGCACGTGCGACTCGGACAACAGGGCGAAGACACCGGCCCGCCGGGCCGACAGCTGGGCGGCACGCGCCAGGTCGAGGGCGTGCGCGGGCTGCCCTATGTACAGGGCCTGGTGGCTCATCCCCGCGAGGATCTCCCCGCCGAACCCGTGGTCCCCCCCGCTCCTGGCCAGCCGGAGCGCCTGGATCAGGTAGCGCTGGGCCAGGCCGTGCTGCTCCAGGTCATAGGCCATCCAGCCGGCCAGCCGGGTCAGCTCGGCCGCGGCGGAGGCCAGCAGCCTGCCGGTGCTCCCGCTGTAGGAGCCGTCACTGAGCAGCGGCGCGACCGCCGAGTCCAGATATTTCACGACGGCCGAGCGGACCCTGCCGCCGCCGAACCGGTTGTCCAGCACGCCGAAGGACCGGGTCACCTCCCGAATGGCGGCGATGTCGGCCATGCCCACCCGACGGGACCCGCCCGCGACGGGACGCCCCTCCAGGGGAAGGGTCAGCCAGCGCAGGGCGCCGGTGGAACCCGCCCCGATCGCGAAGGTCGAGTCGATCAGGAACCTGCGCCTCTCAACGTCTCCCCGCCACAGTGCCGTCACGGTCGCGATCCCCTCCTGCCATGTGTGGGTGAACTCCTGTCCGAGGTCGAGAGATGTCGGGACGACCGGCAGGCCGAGGTCTTCCGAGCTGACCGGCCTGCCGAGCCGGAGTGCGAAAATCTCCGCGAGCAGCCCCGGGACCGGATCCCTCGGCCGTTGGCCGCCGATCCAGCGGAGAACGGAACTGTGGTCGTACTTCAGACCCGGGAGGCCCCGGGAGACACCGAGATCGTTGATCCTGCGGGACAGTCCCTTGTGGGTGAAACCCGCTTCGGCGATGAGTCGCTGAAGCAATCGGTTGGGCTCGCGTTTCATCGCTCTCCTCACCCGCTTTCGTCACGTGAGAACCGCCGGGGCTGCGGCAGTGAGCCGCGCCCCGTGCGACCGCATCCGCCCCTCGTTGCACACTCTTGCCCAGATAGGTGACGGAGCGCTTTGTTTATAGCACGATCCGTGACCGTTTTTTTGATTTTCCGAAACACAGAAAAGACGCCCCCCGCCCGGTCGGGCGAGGGGCGTCGTCACGGACGGACCCGGAGATCTTCGCGTGCGATCCCGGAAGCGGATACGGCGGGCCAGAGGTGGATACGGCGGGCTAGAGCCGGGCGACTCCGTCGGCGCGGGCCTGCGCGGCTACCGCGGCGACGACCGCCGGGGCGACGCGCTCGTCGAACGGGCTGGGGATCACGTAGTCGGCCGACAGGTCGTCGTCGCCGACCACGGCGGCCAGCGCATCTGCCGCGGCCACCTTCATGTTCTCGGTGATGGTGGTGGCGCGGACGTCGAGCGCCCCCCGGAAGACGCCGGGGAAGGCCAGCACGTTGTTGATCTGGTTGGGGAAGTCGGAGCGACCGGTCGCCACCACCCGGGCGTGCCTCCTGGCGATCTCCGGGTGCACCTCGGGGTCCGGGTTGGACAGCGCGAAGACGATGGAGCCGGGTGCCATCGAGGCGATGGCCCGCTCCGAGACCGTGGAGCCCGACAGGCCGACGAACACGTCGGCCCCGGCCAGCGCCTCCTCCGTGGACCCCCGCAGGCCGGCCCGGTTGGTGTCGCGCGCCAGGGCCTCCTTCACCGGGTTGAGCCCGTCGCGGCCCCGGTAGATCAGGCCCTTGGAGTCGGAGACCGCGATGTCGCCGATGCCGGCGTTGAGCAGGATGCGGCTGACCGCGACGCCGGACGCGCCCGCGCCCGCCACCACGGCCCGCAGATCGCCCAGCGTGCGGCCGGTCAGCCGGGCCGCGTTCCTGAGCGCCGCCAGCACGACGATCGCGGTGCCGTGCTGGTCGTCGTGGAAGACGGGGATGTCCAGGAGCTCGCGAAGCCGTTCCTCGACCTCGAAGCAGCGGGGCGCGCTGATGTCCTCCAGATTGATGCCGCCGAAGGAGGGCGCGAGCCGTACCACCGTCTCGACCAGCGCGTCCACGTCGGTGCAGTCGAGGCAGATCGGCACCGCGTCGACCCCGGCGAACTCCTTGAACAGCAGCGCCTTGCCCTCCATGACCGGCATGGCGGCGGCGGGCCCGATGTCGCCGAGCCCGAGCACGGCGGTGCCGTCGGAGACGACGGCGACCACGTTGGGCACCCAGGTGTAGTCGTTGACGAGCTCGGGCCGCTCGGCGATCGCGGTGCAGACCCGGGCCACCCCCGGGGTGTAGGCGAGCGCCAGGTCGGCGGCGTCGCGGACCGGGACGGTGGAGCGGACCTCCAGCTTGCCGCCGCGGTGCAGGGCGAAGGCCGGATCCAGATCGAGGACGTCGGGAGTGTCGGGAGAAACGGACGATGGCGTGACGGCCACAGCGACCCCTGTAGTTCAGTCAGACAGACGGACAGTTCCTTAGACGCCGTGGCGGGCGTGGCCCGGCTTCGGTAGCCGCTCGGGGCCCGCTCGCTGAGCACGGTCGTCTGGAGGGGGTACGGGGGTCACCCGTTGGTCGATTGTGCCACATGTTGAGACTCCGGCAGGTGGTGGAGCGATGACGGAGCGGCTTACTTTCGATGAGCGGCTCCTTCCAATGCGTGGTGGCGATCTCGCCACCCGTGTAATACTCAGGGCTTCATTCATCACTTACATCGACGGGTCGCCGTGGATCTGACCTCCTATGCCGAGCTGGCTGTGCTGCTCATCAACAGCCCCGACCGACTGACCGGCCTGGACGGGCTGCGCTCCCTCCTCGAGGAGGGTCGCCGCTACCGTCCCGGCTGCCGCATCACCCGGGGTGACCTCGACGCCCTGCGCGATCTGCGCGAGGAGCTCGTGACGGTGTTCGCGGCCGCGGCCGGCGGCGACGAGCAGGACGTGGTCGACCGGCTCAACTCGCTGCTGATCCAGCATCCGGTCCAGCCGCAGATCTCCGGTCACGACGGCGAGCGCTGGCACCTGCACCTCACCGAGGGCGGCCGGATGGCCGACCAGTACGCCGTGGGCGCGGTGATGGGCCTGGCCACGATCGTCACCGACCTCGGCGTGGACCGGCTCGGCCTCTGCCAGGCTCCGCCCTGCCGCCGGGCCTATCTCGACACCTCCTCCAACCGGTCCCGGCGCTACTGCTCGGAGCGGTGCGCCAGCCGTGCGAACGTGGCCGCCTACCGCGCCCGCAAGAAGGTCAACGGCCAGTAGCGCAGCACCACCCGGCCGACCAGGGCCGACGGCGGCAGAGCGCCGAAGTCCCAGCTGTCGCGGCGGCCGGGGGCCCGCTGGTTGTCGCTCTCCAGCCACCACTCGCCGTCCGCCTCCCATACGGCCCGTTTGACGATCAGCCGCGACGGGTCGGACGGGAGCCGGGCGACGACCAGATCCCCTGCTCGGATCGGTGCGCCGCGCCGTACCCAGAGCCAGTCCCCGGAGCGCAGCGCGGGCAGCATCGAGTTCCCCTCGACACGGACTCTCACAGGGCGCAGCCCCCTCCCACACGGGTTTTCGAAGACGGGTAAGGTCGATTACTGGACCAGCTGATCTCAGCATCAAGGAAGGATTTTCCGATGCTCGCACGACTTATGCGACCCAAGCACGTCGCGTCCGCGCACTGCGACCTGCCGTGTGGCGTGTACGACCCGGCCCAGGCTCGCATCGAGGCCGAGTCCGTGAAGGCCATCATGGAGAAGTACGCCGCGAACGAGGACCCGGTCTTCCGTTC
Above is a genomic segment from Streptosporangium album containing:
- a CDS encoding NAD(P)-dependent malic enzyme, giving the protein MAVTPSSVSPDTPDVLDLDPAFALHRGGKLEVRSTVPVRDAADLALAYTPGVARVCTAIAERPELVNDYTWVPNVVAVVSDGTAVLGLGDIGPAAAMPVMEGKALLFKEFAGVDAVPICLDCTDVDALVETVVRLAPSFGGINLEDISAPRCFEVEERLRELLDIPVFHDDQHGTAIVVLAALRNAARLTGRTLGDLRAVVAGAGASGVAVSRILLNAGIGDIAVSDSKGLIYRGRDGLNPVKEALARDTNRAGLRGSTEEALAGADVFVGLSGSTVSERAIASMAPGSIVFALSNPDPEVHPEIARRHARVVATGRSDFPNQINNVLAFPGVFRGALDVRATTITENMKVAAADALAAVVGDDDLSADYVIPSPFDERVAPAVVAAVAAQARADGVARL
- a CDS encoding CGNR zinc finger domain-containing protein; protein product: MDLTSYAELAVLLINSPDRLTGLDGLRSLLEEGRRYRPGCRITRGDLDALRDLREELVTVFAAAAGGDEQDVVDRLNSLLIQHPVQPQISGHDGERWHLHLTEGGRMADQYAVGAVMGLATIVTDLGVDRLGLCQAPPCRRAYLDTSSNRSRRYCSERCASRANVAAYRARKKVNGQ
- a CDS encoding S24 family peptidase; this encodes MRVRVEGNSMLPALRSGDWLWVRRGAPIRAGDLVVARLPSDPSRLIVKRAVWEADGEWWLESDNQRAPGRRDSWDFGALPPSALVGRVVLRYWPLTFLRAR